A DNA window from Coffea arabica cultivar ET-39 chromosome 6c, Coffea Arabica ET-39 HiFi, whole genome shotgun sequence contains the following coding sequences:
- the LOC140003760 gene encoding thylakoid membrane protein TERC, chloroplastic-like isoform X4, producing the protein MSVAFGVALGFKDGVDKASEFFAGYLLEQSLSVDNLFVFVLIFKYFKVPLMYQNRVLSYGIAGAIFFRLSLILLGTATLQRFEVVNLLLAAILLYSAFKLFAEEEEDSDLSDNFIVKTCQKFIPVTSNYDGNRFLTIQDGAWKATPLLLTIAVIELSDIAFAVDSIPAVFGVTRDPFIVSTSNLFAILGLRSLYSLISESMAELDYLQPAIAVVLSFIGFKMILDFFGYHVSTEVSLGFVATSLSAGVLLSLLKKTE; encoded by the exons ATGT CAGTGGCATTTGGTGTTGCTTTAGGATTTAAAGATGGAGTTGACAAGGCATCTGAGTTTTTTGCTGG GTACTTACTGGAGCAAAGTTTGTCAGTTGACAATCTGTTTGTCTTTGTTTTGATCTTCAAGTACTTCAAAGTTCCGCTCATGTATCAG AATCGGGTGCTTTCCTACGGTATTGCTGGTGCAATATTCTTTAGATTGTCGCTGATACTTCTTGGAACAGCCACACTTCAG AGGTTCGAGGTGGTAAACCTACTGTTGGCTGCAATACTATTGTACTCCGCGTTCAAG CTGTTTGCAGAGGAAGAGGAAGATAGTGATCTATCTGATAATTTCATAGTAAAGACATGCCAGAAATTCATCCCTGTAACTT CAAATTATGATGGGAACCGATTTCTGACAATTCAGGATGGCGCGTGGAAA GCTACTCCTTTGCTTCTGACCATAGCTGTTATTGAACTCAGTGATATTGCATTCGCG GTCGATTCAATACCAGCAGTTTTTGGAGTAACAAGAGACCCTTTTATAGTATCCACATCCAACCTTTTTGCCATTCTAG gtttaagatCATTATATTCACTCATTTCAGAAAGCATGGCGGAATTGGACTATTTACAG CCTGCCATTGCTGTTGTCTTGAGCTTTATTGGATTCAAGATGATCCTTGACTTCTTTG GTTACCATGTATCAACCGAGGTTTCGCTGGGCTTTGTTGCTACATCGCTCAGTGCCGGAGTGTTGTTGAGTCTGCTGAAGAAGACTGAGTAG
- the LOC140003758 gene encoding uncharacterized protein: MATATTASKVENPKKPLAQPQPQPNPSDPNSSPRSEDVPPLTTTHAPSNASSGGGGGETKAAATGSENATAGGAATDIQKKIRRAERFGMPVQLSEEEKRNSRAERFGTGTGSHGSEASKKSEENKRKARAERFGLAQSTSADEEAKKKARLARFAPASKPDSVEEDKKKARAIRFSQNQSTSLGPANGEGNIETKAAVLSKAGGGP; the protein is encoded by the exons ATGGCAACAGCAACGACCGCATCCAAGGTCGAAAACCCTAAAAAGCCTCTAGCTCAGCCTCAGCCCCAGCCTAACCCCTCCGACCCTAATTCATCGCCTCGCTCCGAAGATGTTCCTCCACTCACCACCACTCACGCACCATCGAATGCTTCATCTGGCGGCGGCGGAGGCGAAACCAAGGCTGCAGCGACGGGAAGCGAGAACGCTACTGCCGGTGGTGCCGCGACTGACATTCAGAAGAAGATTCGTAGAGCCGAGAGGTTCGGAATGCCCGTGCAGTTGTCCGAAGAAGAAAAACGAAATTCTCGAGCTGAAAG GTTTGGCACAGGGACTGGTTCTCATGGATCAGAAGCATCGAAGAAATCAGAGGAGAACAAGAGGAAGGCCAGAGCTGAAAG GTTTGGGCTTGCTCAATCGACTTCTGCTGATGAGGAGGCGAAGAAGAAAGCTAGGCTTGCAAGGTTTGCTCCGGCTTCTAAACCTGATTCAGTGGAGGAAGATAAAAAGAAGGCCAGAGCAATCAG ATTTTCGCAAAATCAGTCTACCTCCTTAGGACCAGCTAATGGGGAGGGAAACATAGAGACG AAGGCAGCTGTTTTGAGCAAGGCTGGTGGAGGTCCATGA
- the LOC140003760 gene encoding thylakoid membrane protein TERC, chloroplastic-like isoform X2 has product MKMASIVVPNNGVLAPVMLELGFLRAPPVPIPPITRPRWAPSLQFTASSSRSHLLFSAGGYNNGRWFYPAIACTRKTQQEESSSISEWETASAPSRNDINDVKKSHNISSDGNSQREAQRPENYVSSVRTVALCVFSAVAFGVALGFKDGVDKASEFFAGYLLEQSLSVDNLFVFVLIFKYFKVPLMYQNRVLSYGIAGAIFFRLSLILLGTATLQRFEVVNLLLAAILLYSAFKLFAEEEEDSDLSDNFIVKTCQKFIPVTSNYDGNRFLTIQDGAWKATPLLLTIAVIELSDIAFAVDSIPAVFGVTRDPFIVSTSNLFAILGLRSLYSLISESMAELDYLQVTSPHLCSFFSLPLLLS; this is encoded by the exons ATGAAAATGGCATCCATTGTTGTACCCAACAATGGTGTCTTAGCTCCAGTAATGCTGGAATTGGGGTTTCTCAGAGCACCGCCAGTCCCTATTCCCCCAATTACTCGCCCAAGATGGGCTCCGTCGTTACAGTTTACCGCTTCTTCCTCACGATCTCATCTCTTATTTTCAGCAG GCGGGTACAATAATGGAAGGTGGTTCTATCCAGCAATTGCCTGCACCAGAAAAACCCAACAGGAGGAAAGTTCGTCTATTTCTG AATGGGAGACTGCAAGTGCACCATCAAGGAATGACATAAATGATGTAAAGAAATCTCACAATATTTCTTCTGATGGTAATTCACAACGAGAGGCACAAAGACCTGAAAATTATGTCTCTTCTGTCAGAACTGTTGCTTTATGT gtgttCTCAGCAGTGGCATTTGGTGTTGCTTTAGGATTTAAAGATGGAGTTGACAAGGCATCTGAGTTTTTTGCTGG GTACTTACTGGAGCAAAGTTTGTCAGTTGACAATCTGTTTGTCTTTGTTTTGATCTTCAAGTACTTCAAAGTTCCGCTCATGTATCAG AATCGGGTGCTTTCCTACGGTATTGCTGGTGCAATATTCTTTAGATTGTCGCTGATACTTCTTGGAACAGCCACACTTCAG AGGTTCGAGGTGGTAAACCTACTGTTGGCTGCAATACTATTGTACTCCGCGTTCAAG CTGTTTGCAGAGGAAGAGGAAGATAGTGATCTATCTGATAATTTCATAGTAAAGACATGCCAGAAATTCATCCCTGTAACTT CAAATTATGATGGGAACCGATTTCTGACAATTCAGGATGGCGCGTGGAAA GCTACTCCTTTGCTTCTGACCATAGCTGTTATTGAACTCAGTGATATTGCATTCGCG GTCGATTCAATACCAGCAGTTTTTGGAGTAACAAGAGACCCTTTTATAGTATCCACATCCAACCTTTTTGCCATTCTAG gtttaagatCATTATATTCACTCATTTCAGAAAGCATGGCGGAATTGGACTATTTACAGGTGACGTCGCCGCATCTGTGTTCGTTTTTTAG CCTGCCATTGCTGTTGTCTTGA
- the LOC140003760 gene encoding thylakoid membrane protein TERC, chloroplastic-like isoform X1, producing the protein MKMASIVVPNNGVLAPVMLELGFLRAPPVPIPPITRPRWAPSLQFTASSSRSHLLFSAGGYNNGRWFYPAIACTRKTQQEESSSISEWETASAPSRNDINDVKKSHNISSDGNSQREAQRPENYVSSVRTVALCVFSAVAFGVALGFKDGVDKASEFFAGYLLEQSLSVDNLFVFVLIFKYFKVPLMYQNRVLSYGIAGAIFFRLSLILLGTATLQRFEVVNLLLAAILLYSAFKLFAEEEEDSDLSDNFIVKTCQKFIPVTSNYDGNRFLTIQDGAWKATPLLLTIAVIELSDIAFAVDSIPAVFGVTRDPFIVSTSNLFAILGLRSLYSLISESMAELDYLQPAIAVVLSFIGFKMILDFFGYHVSTEVSLGFVATSLSAGVLLSLLKKTE; encoded by the exons ATGAAAATGGCATCCATTGTTGTACCCAACAATGGTGTCTTAGCTCCAGTAATGCTGGAATTGGGGTTTCTCAGAGCACCGCCAGTCCCTATTCCCCCAATTACTCGCCCAAGATGGGCTCCGTCGTTACAGTTTACCGCTTCTTCCTCACGATCTCATCTCTTATTTTCAGCAG GCGGGTACAATAATGGAAGGTGGTTCTATCCAGCAATTGCCTGCACCAGAAAAACCCAACAGGAGGAAAGTTCGTCTATTTCTG AATGGGAGACTGCAAGTGCACCATCAAGGAATGACATAAATGATGTAAAGAAATCTCACAATATTTCTTCTGATGGTAATTCACAACGAGAGGCACAAAGACCTGAAAATTATGTCTCTTCTGTCAGAACTGTTGCTTTATGT gtgttCTCAGCAGTGGCATTTGGTGTTGCTTTAGGATTTAAAGATGGAGTTGACAAGGCATCTGAGTTTTTTGCTGG GTACTTACTGGAGCAAAGTTTGTCAGTTGACAATCTGTTTGTCTTTGTTTTGATCTTCAAGTACTTCAAAGTTCCGCTCATGTATCAG AATCGGGTGCTTTCCTACGGTATTGCTGGTGCAATATTCTTTAGATTGTCGCTGATACTTCTTGGAACAGCCACACTTCAG AGGTTCGAGGTGGTAAACCTACTGTTGGCTGCAATACTATTGTACTCCGCGTTCAAG CTGTTTGCAGAGGAAGAGGAAGATAGTGATCTATCTGATAATTTCATAGTAAAGACATGCCAGAAATTCATCCCTGTAACTT CAAATTATGATGGGAACCGATTTCTGACAATTCAGGATGGCGCGTGGAAA GCTACTCCTTTGCTTCTGACCATAGCTGTTATTGAACTCAGTGATATTGCATTCGCG GTCGATTCAATACCAGCAGTTTTTGGAGTAACAAGAGACCCTTTTATAGTATCCACATCCAACCTTTTTGCCATTCTAG gtttaagatCATTATATTCACTCATTTCAGAAAGCATGGCGGAATTGGACTATTTACAG CCTGCCATTGCTGTTGTCTTGAGCTTTATTGGATTCAAGATGATCCTTGACTTCTTTG GTTACCATGTATCAACCGAGGTTTCGCTGGGCTTTGTTGCTACATCGCTCAGTGCCGGAGTGTTGTTGAGTCTGCTGAAGAAGACTGAGTAG
- the LOC140008261 gene encoding glutathione S-transferase L3-like: MAAPSVIEVLPPSLDSTSEPPPLFDGNTRLYVSYMCPYAQRPWIARNYKGLQEKIKLVAIDLQNRPAWYKEKVYPENKVPSLEHNGKVIGESLDLIKYIDENFEGPRLLPDDAEKQKFAEEVIAYSDTFVRTEYASFKAEDPVKEAGGGFDYLEAALQKFDDGPFFLGQTISLPDITYAPFLERLKGFFEDVWKYDITSGRPALAAWVEEIDKIDAYKQTKCDINKTIQFYKIRDMGEK; the protein is encoded by the exons ATGGCCGCTCC AAGCGTGATAGAGGTCCTTCCTCCATCTTTGGATTCCACATCTGAACCACCGCCTCTCTTCGATGGGAACACTAG GTTGTATGTAAGTTACATGTGCCCATATGCTCAGCGTCCCTGGATTGCCAGGAACTATAAG GGTCTGCAAGAAAAGATTAAGTTGGTTGCAATTGACCTCCAGAACAGGCCCGCTTGGTACAAGGAAAAAGTTTACCCTGAAAACAAG GTGCCATCCTTGGAGCACAACGGTAAGGTGATCGGAGAGAGCCTGGATTTGATAAAGTATATcgatgagaactttgaagggcCGCGTCTCCTACCTGAt GACGCTGAGAAGCAGAAATTTGCTGAAGAGGTGATAGCCTACAGTGATACATTTGTGAGAACAGAGTATGCGTCTTTCAAAGCAGAGGACCCTGTGAAAGAAGCTGGCGGTGGTTTTGATTACTTGGAAGCAGCTCTCCAGAAATTTGATGATGGCCCTTTCTTCCTGGGTCAGACCATAAGCCTGCCGGACATTACTTATGCTCCATTTCTCGAGAGGCTCAAGGGCTTCTTTGAAGATGTGTGGAAGTATGACATCACATCGGGCAGGCCTGCATTGGCGGCATGGGTTGAAGAGATCGACAAGATTGATGCTTACAAGCAAACAAAATGTGATATTAACAAGACCATTCAGTTCTACAAGATTCGTGATATGGGTGAAAAGTGA
- the LOC140003760 gene encoding thylakoid membrane protein TERC, chloroplastic-like isoform X3, with protein MKMASIVVPNNGVLAPVMLELGFLRAPPVPIPPITRPRWAPSLQFTASSSRSHLLFSAGGYNNGRWFYPAIACTRKTQQEESSSISEWETASAPSRNDINDVKKSHNISSDGNSQREAQRPENYVSSVRTVALCVFSAVAFGVALGFKDGVDKASEFFAGYLLEQSLSVDNLFVFVLIFKYFKVPLMYQNRVLSYGIAGAIFFRLSLILLGTATLQRFEVVNLLLAAILLYSAFKLFAEEEEDSDLSDNFIVKTCQKFIPVTSNYDGNRFLTIQDGAWKATPLLLTIAVIELSDIAFAVDSIPAVFGVTRDPFIVSTSNLFAILDFEVIAPISVMKSHQVMTFFFKVSSL; from the exons ATGAAAATGGCATCCATTGTTGTACCCAACAATGGTGTCTTAGCTCCAGTAATGCTGGAATTGGGGTTTCTCAGAGCACCGCCAGTCCCTATTCCCCCAATTACTCGCCCAAGATGGGCTCCGTCGTTACAGTTTACCGCTTCTTCCTCACGATCTCATCTCTTATTTTCAGCAG GCGGGTACAATAATGGAAGGTGGTTCTATCCAGCAATTGCCTGCACCAGAAAAACCCAACAGGAGGAAAGTTCGTCTATTTCTG AATGGGAGACTGCAAGTGCACCATCAAGGAATGACATAAATGATGTAAAGAAATCTCACAATATTTCTTCTGATGGTAATTCACAACGAGAGGCACAAAGACCTGAAAATTATGTCTCTTCTGTCAGAACTGTTGCTTTATGT gtgttCTCAGCAGTGGCATTTGGTGTTGCTTTAGGATTTAAAGATGGAGTTGACAAGGCATCTGAGTTTTTTGCTGG GTACTTACTGGAGCAAAGTTTGTCAGTTGACAATCTGTTTGTCTTTGTTTTGATCTTCAAGTACTTCAAAGTTCCGCTCATGTATCAG AATCGGGTGCTTTCCTACGGTATTGCTGGTGCAATATTCTTTAGATTGTCGCTGATACTTCTTGGAACAGCCACACTTCAG AGGTTCGAGGTGGTAAACCTACTGTTGGCTGCAATACTATTGTACTCCGCGTTCAAG CTGTTTGCAGAGGAAGAGGAAGATAGTGATCTATCTGATAATTTCATAGTAAAGACATGCCAGAAATTCATCCCTGTAACTT CAAATTATGATGGGAACCGATTTCTGACAATTCAGGATGGCGCGTGGAAA GCTACTCCTTTGCTTCTGACCATAGCTGTTATTGAACTCAGTGATATTGCATTCGCG GTCGATTCAATACCAGCAGTTTTTGGAGTAACAAGAGACCCTTTTATAGTATCCACATCCAACCTTTTTGCCATTCTAG ATTTTGAGGTTATAGCTCCCATATCAGTGATGAAGAGTCACCAAGTTATGACATTTTTCTTTAAAGTCTCGTCTCTGTGA